CATTAACTTGtataataaattatcaattgtccTAAAAGTTTAAGCAGTTAAGAAATGATGTTATATATGCAATTCAGATTTATGCactattctaaatttattaacaTGTTGAGCTTGGAGCTCTTGTTGAttcttcaactctctctctatctctctctctctcgcacaAATTCATATTGGAAGCAGGTGTTGATAGCTTGGAAATCGACATGGACCAACAAAAGGTGACCGTTACAGGATGCATTGACGAGAGGAAGGTGCTGAAGGTTGTGAGAAGAACAGGAAGGAGAGCAGAGTTATGGCCATTCCCATATGACAGTGAATACTATCCCTACGCAGCTCGCTACTTAGACGAGTCTACGTACACAACCTCTTATAACTACTACAGGCATGGCTTTAACGAAAGTGTACATGGATACTTCCCAGACCAAGCTTACTCAACTGTCCCTGATCAAACTGTCCATCTTTTCAGTGATGATAATGTTCATGCCTATTGCACCATTATGTGATTATACTTAATTTTTATCCGAAATCATGtatacattattatatatatatttatattaattgtgcatcaattttaaatatattatttgacCTTATAATACGCTCGATCAGTTAATTTTGACAATAACAGTTTTTAGAAAATGGGTGTTTGGTAGGAATATTGAAAATGAGAGTGAAAACATGAatatttacttcttcttcttcttttgcgtGACATGAGGAATTGTTTTCTGAATTGGTTGCTTCAAGGTTGCCTAACACTGTTGCTTCAATCGAAGATAACTTTTGTTGTGGTTATTACATTTAACGTGTTTGGCATGGAAGCACTTTGGGTAGATAGCTTAACagtaaaattcaatttatacACTCAATTAGTGGCAAGTTTCTTGCTTTATATATACTAGAGTGTAGTCTCGTGCATATGTAcagatacaattaaaaacaatcacaattatatatttttttaaaagatattcaaattatacatagtattaACTTACACTTTTATTAaatcatacatttctaaaagatgtaatggtttctcatattatatatatatatatataaaatatttagaatttaattgaatttagactctttagttttttcacccaataattcacttgccacaaattttttttt
The DNA window shown above is from Quercus lobata isolate SW786 chromosome 7, ValleyOak3.0 Primary Assembly, whole genome shotgun sequence and carries:
- the LOC115953569 gene encoding heavy metal-associated isoprenylated plant protein 45; translation: MFGWRVRKARVYNAMSIVELMVHMDCEGCEKRIRRAISKIEGVDSLEIDMDQQKVTVTGCIDERKVLKVVRRTGRRAELWPFPYDSEYYPYAARYLDESTYTTSYNYYRHGFNESVHGYFPDQAYSTVPDQTVHLFSDDNVHAYCTIM